In one Fusobacterium perfoetens ATCC 29250 genomic region, the following are encoded:
- a CDS encoding LptF/LptG family permease, with protein MKIINDYILKETKMSIVFGITLFTFIFLIEMIVSMMESILVRGLSIIDVSRMISFYLPMILSQTIPMGIFLGIMITFGNLTRNNEITALNSMGVSLNKLLKPIIGIGVVGTIFIFFLQESLIPRSYIKLQQISYKMIYENPVFQLKDRVLIDGISEYKIYIDSINKKTKDAENVLVMINDKKSEYPTLVLGKTAYWEDAALLLNDADFYKHDEKGNVSVTGNFEKKRVPFTSYFEDIKVKIKDIEGMNIKQLLSEIKTRDKIEILPYIVEINRKIAVPISTIALAILGVLLSIGNARTGKGVNFGIGIIVIFLYIVLLNIGMVLAYRSIISPFLGVWFPNIVLYIYTLFLYSRKVRLV; from the coding sequence ATGAAGATAATAAATGATTACATTTTAAAAGAAACAAAAATGTCAATAGTTTTTGGAATAACTCTGTTTACTTTTATATTTTTAATAGAAATGATAGTATCTATGATGGAAAGTATTTTGGTAAGAGGATTATCAATTATAGATGTATCTAGAATGATATCTTTTTATTTACCCATGATATTATCCCAAACTATACCAATGGGGATATTTTTAGGAATAATGATAACATTTGGAAATCTTACAAGAAATAATGAGATAACTGCTTTGAATTCAATGGGAGTATCATTAAATAAATTATTAAAACCTATTATTGGAATAGGAGTTGTAGGAACTATATTTATTTTCTTTTTACAAGAGAGTTTAATTCCAAGGTCTTATATAAAATTACAACAAATATCATATAAAATGATATATGAAAATCCAGTATTTCAATTAAAAGATAGAGTTTTAATTGATGGAATTTCAGAATATAAAATTTATATAGATTCAATCAATAAAAAGACTAAAGACGCTGAAAATGTCTTAGTTATGATAAATGATAAAAAATCAGAGTATCCTACATTAGTTTTGGGTAAAACAGCTTATTGGGAAGATGCTGCATTACTTTTAAATGATGCTGATTTTTATAAACATGATGAAAAAGGAAATGTTAGTGTAACAGGAAATTTTGAAAAGAAAAGAGTACCATTTACATCATATTTTGAGGATATAAAAGTAAAAATAAAAGATATAGAAGGAATGAATATAAAACAACTTTTATCAGAAATTAAAACAAGAGATAAAATAGAAATTTTACCATATATTGTAGAAATTAATAGAAAAATAGCTGTTCCAATATCAACGATAGCTTTAGCTATATTAGGAGTTTTACTTTCTATAGGAAATGCTAGAACAGGAAAAGGTGTAAACTTTGGTATAGGAATAATAGTAATATTTTTATATATTGTTTTACTAAATATAGGAATGGTTTTAGCTTATAGAAGTATAATATCACCATTTTTAGGAGTTTGGTTTCCAAATATAGTTTTATATATTTATACATTATTTTTATATAGTAGAAAGGTTAGGTTGGTATAA
- a CDS encoding LptF/LptG family permease has translation MKKLDIYVSKNFIKSFFICLIAFINIFILSQLFKVFRLVGDGRLTTGDGVLYIICMLPKIIVNVTPLAVLLGALMFISKMAGNLEVISLKTSGISFKRIVLFPIIISFFISIFVFIVSGYLYPKGEKKMRELRGDVVSTLLPTQKRNGFIRDENNNLYLLDYLNVTDGKAKKVKIIEMSDNFEKIERVIFADSGYFDRNEKIWKLKKVKINNLQLGTQENLESYSSDEYKEEPEKFVTLLVDPEILDNRELKKELVNLKNTGIDTREGISEIANRYSFPFASFVVVFLGLALGSRYVRSSSAMNVILSIFLGYGYYIVHASFEAYGKNGYMNPFICGWIANIIFLIVGIYFIQKAEY, from the coding sequence ATGAAAAAATTAGATATATATGTGAGTAAAAATTTTATAAAATCTTTTTTCATATGCCTAATTGCTTTTATAAATATATTTATACTGAGCCAACTTTTTAAAGTTTTTAGACTTGTAGGAGATGGAAGGCTTACTACAGGAGATGGAGTTTTATATATTATTTGTATGTTACCTAAAATAATAGTTAATGTAACTCCTTTGGCTGTTCTTCTTGGAGCATTGATGTTTATTAGTAAAATGGCTGGAAATTTGGAGGTTATATCTTTAAAAACATCAGGAATAAGTTTTAAAAGAATAGTTTTATTCCCAATAATAATATCATTTTTTATTTCTATATTTGTATTTATTGTAAGTGGATATTTATATCCAAAAGGGGAAAAGAAGATGAGAGAATTGAGAGGAGATGTAGTATCAACTCTTTTACCTACTCAGAAAAGAAATGGATTTATAAGAGATGAAAATAATAACTTATATTTATTAGATTACTTAAATGTAACTGATGGAAAAGCTAAAAAAGTAAAAATAATTGAGATGAGTGATAATTTTGAAAAAATTGAAAGAGTTATTTTTGCTGATAGTGGATATTTTGACAGAAATGAAAAAATTTGGAAATTAAAAAAAGTAAAAATAAATAATTTACAATTAGGAACTCAAGAAAATTTAGAAAGTTATTCTTCTGATGAATATAAAGAAGAACCAGAAAAATTTGTTACTTTATTAGTTGACCCAGAAATTTTAGATAATAGAGAATTAAAAAAGGAACTAGTTAATTTAAAAAATACTGGAATAGATACAAGAGAAGGAATATCAGAAATAGCTAATAGATATTCATTTCCTTTTGCAAGTTTTGTAGTTGTATTTTTAGGATTAGCTTTAGGAAGTAGATATGTAAGGTCATCTTCGGCTATGAATGTAATTTTAAGTATCTTTTTAGGGTATGGATATTATATTGTTCATGCTTCTTTTGAGGCTTATGGAAAAAATGGATATATGAATCCATTTATTTGTGGGTGGATAGCTAATATAATATTCTTAATAGTAGGTATTTATTTTATTCAAAAAGCTGAATATTAG
- a CDS encoding M16 family metallopeptidase — MDKIQGINSVSLGIFVKTGAKNELAGEEGISHFIEHMMFKGTVNRTAKEISEEVDNVGGIINAYTGKETTTYYIQLLSNRIDVGIDILTDMFLNSTFLEENIEREKGVVIEEINMYEDIPEEIIHDKNGSLVIEGPQSNTILGTVESVQGLNREKILKYFKEQYSPKNLVISIAGNFSESEVLEKLNSGIGKMKSIEKSRDYNGEMKIKTPKTILKKDSNQVHLCFNTIGRSSLDKNRYELAIISNTLGGNMSSRLFQKIREDRGLAYSVYSYTSSFEEGGILTIYAGTTLKDYKTVIKLIKEEFEDIKNNGISEKELQKTKNQFLSGITFGLESSKGRMTRMANSYLFHGEVKSLEEILGEIEKITVEDIKKLAKEIFNEKYYSLTVLGNIKEGELN, encoded by the coding sequence ATGGATAAAATTCAAGGAATAAATAGTGTATCATTAGGAATATTTGTAAAAACAGGTGCAAAAAATGAATTAGCTGGTGAAGAGGGAATATCTCATTTTATAGAGCATATGATGTTTAAAGGAACTGTGAATAGAACTGCTAAAGAGATATCTGAAGAAGTAGATAATGTAGGTGGAATTATTAACGCTTATACAGGAAAAGAAACGACAACTTATTATATTCAACTTCTTTCAAATAGAATAGATGTTGGAATAGATATATTAACAGATATGTTTTTAAATTCTACTTTCCTTGAAGAAAATATTGAAAGAGAAAAAGGTGTTGTAATAGAAGAAATAAATATGTATGAAGATATACCAGAAGAAATAATCCATGATAAAAATGGAAGTCTTGTTATAGAGGGTCCTCAAAGTAATACAATTTTAGGAACTGTTGAAAGTGTACAAGGACTTAATAGAGAAAAAATATTGAAATATTTTAAAGAACAGTATAGCCCTAAAAATTTAGTTATATCTATTGCAGGAAATTTTTCTGAATCTGAAGTTTTAGAAAAACTTAATAGTGGAATTGGAAAAATGAAATCTATTGAAAAGTCAAGAGATTATAATGGAGAAATGAAAATAAAAACTCCAAAAACTATACTAAAAAAAGATAGCAATCAAGTACATCTTTGTTTTAATACTATAGGTAGGTCATCTCTTGATAAAAATAGATATGAGTTAGCTATTATTTCTAATACTTTAGGTGGAAATATGAGTTCAAGACTTTTCCAAAAAATAAGAGAAGATAGAGGATTAGCATATTCTGTTTATAGTTATACATCTTCATTTGAAGAAGGAGGAATATTAACTATATATGCAGGAACTACTTTAAAAGATTATAAAACTGTTATAAAACTTATAAAAGAAGAATTTGAAGATATTAAAAATAATGGAATAAGTGAAAAAGAGTTACAAAAAACAAAAAATCAATTTTTAAGTGGAATAACATTTGGACTTGAAAGTAGTAAAGGAAGAATGACTAGAATGGCAAATTCTTATCTTTTTCATGGAGAGGTAAAAAGCTTAGAAGAAATTTTAGGTGAAATAGAGAAAATAACTGTTGAAGATATAAAAAAATTAGCAAAAGAAATATTTAATGAAAAATATTATTCATTAACAGTATTAGGAAATATTAAAGAAGGAGAATTAAATTAA
- the dut gene encoding dUTP diphosphatase: MEKIIVKVILEEGVEKPVYMTEGSAGMDVRANIKEPITLKSLDRVLVPTGIKMEIPLGYEVQVRPRSGLALKHGITLVNSPGTIDSDYRGEIGIIMANIGREDFVINPGERIAQLVLGKVYQMDLVEGELSETERGAGGFGHTGK; this comes from the coding sequence ATGGAAAAAATCATAGTTAAAGTAATTTTAGAAGAGGGTGTAGAAAAACCAGTATATATGACAGAGGGTTCAGCTGGAATGGATGTAAGAGCTAATATAAAAGAACCAATTACATTAAAATCTTTAGATAGAGTATTAGTTCCTACAGGAATAAAAATGGAAATACCATTAGGTTATGAGGTACAAGTAAGACCAAGAAGTGGGTTAGCATTAAAACATGGAATTACTTTAGTAAATAGTCCAGGAACAATAGATTCTGATTATAGAGGAGAAATTGGAATTATAATGGCTAATATAGGAAGAGAAGATTTTGTTATTAATCCAGGAGAGAGAATAGCTCAACTAGTTCTTGGAAAAGTTTACCAAATGGATTTAGTAGAAGGAGAATTATCTGAAACTGAAAGAGGAGCAGGTGGATTTGGCCATACTGGAAAATAA
- a CDS encoding RluA family pseudouridine synthase, whose protein sequence is MKYIIEKDNEGVRLDRYLRKKLSDVPLTEIFKALRIGKIKVNNKKKKENYRLVEGDKIFIGIGNLEENEEKQEEFLILDEKDKNFLQKNIIFENEDLIIFNKEKDIVMHKGSGFEYGISEMFKSYYQTNDFNFINRIDKKTSGLVIGAKNKISTRILAEELRENNIKKKYYILVHGEIEKNKFIIENYLKKIEDKVVVTTKYDNEGKIAITYFTTIKRNKKYTLLEGELVTGRTHQLRVQLSNLGYPIVGDTRYGKKDGESILYLNSHYCEIPKYNIKIDNDLPNYFKKKLEE, encoded by the coding sequence ATGAAATATATAATAGAAAAAGACAATGAAGGAGTAAGATTAGATAGATATCTTAGAAAAAAATTATCTGATGTTCCTTTAACTGAGATTTTCAAAGCTTTAAGAATTGGAAAAATTAAAGTAAATAACAAAAAGAAAAAAGAAAATTATAGATTAGTAGAAGGAGATAAAATTTTTATAGGAATCGGAAATTTAGAAGAAAATGAAGAAAAACAAGAGGAATTTTTGATTCTTGATGAAAAAGATAAAAACTTTTTACAAAAAAATATAATTTTTGAAAATGAAGATTTAATAATATTTAATAAAGAAAAAGATATTGTTATGCATAAAGGTAGTGGCTTTGAATACGGAATATCTGAAATGTTTAAAAGTTATTATCAAACAAATGATTTTAATTTTATAAATAGAATAGATAAAAAAACTTCAGGACTTGTAATAGGAGCTAAAAATAAAATTTCTACAAGAATTTTAGCAGAAGAGTTGAGAGAAAATAATATTAAGAAAAAATATTATATTTTAGTTCATGGAGAAATAGAAAAAAATAAATTTATTATAGAAAATTATTTAAAAAAAATAGAAGATAAAGTTGTAGTAACTACAAAATATGATAATGAAGGAAAGATAGCTATTACTTATTTTACAACTATTAAAAGAAATAAAAAATATACTTTATTAGAAGGAGAACTAGTTACAGGTAGAACTCATCAACTGAGAGTACAACTTTCAAATTTAGGATATCCAATAGTAGGGGATACTCGTTATGGAAAGAAAGATGGAGAATCTATACTTTATTTAAATTCTCATTATTGTGAAATACCAAAATATAATATAAAAATAGATAATGATTTACCAAATTATTTTAAGAAAAAATTAGAGGAGTAA
- a CDS encoding DUF368 domain-containing protein — translation MFFMNFLKGIGIGIANVIPGVSGGTMAVVFGIYDKLIECIANFLQASMKKKMEYVKFMLPLLLGCAVGILFFANVIGYLYENYPVYTKGVFVILVLPSIPIIIKGENIKDIKNILSFSFGLLFVVAFFMFTHDLEGNTFTKQEFFTFTYGLKLALCGALAGGAMIIPGISGSLLLLALGEHENVINYIGNIEIIPLLYFGIGVGIGILIFTKIINYFLQNYRSKTLFVILGIVIASLIELLINI, via the coding sequence ATGTTTTTTATGAATTTTTTAAAGGGTATAGGAATAGGGATAGCTAATGTAATTCCAGGAGTATCTGGTGGAACTATGGCAGTAGTTTTTGGAATATATGATAAATTGATAGAATGTATTGCTAATTTTTTACAAGCTTCTATGAAAAAGAAAATGGAATATGTAAAATTTATGCTTCCACTTTTATTAGGATGTGCAGTAGGGATACTTTTCTTTGCTAATGTAATAGGATATTTATATGAAAATTATCCTGTTTATACAAAAGGAGTTTTTGTGATTTTAGTATTGCCTTCAATACCAATTATAATAAAAGGTGAAAATATAAAAGATATAAAGAATATTTTATCTTTTTCTTTTGGATTATTATTTGTTGTAGCATTTTTTATGTTTACACATGATTTAGAGGGAAATACTTTTACAAAACAAGAATTTTTTACTTTTACATATGGACTGAAACTTGCTTTATGTGGAGCATTAGCAGGTGGAGCTATGATAATTCCTGGAATATCAGGTTCATTGCTTCTTTTGGCTTTAGGGGAGCATGAAAATGTTATAAATTATATTGGAAATATAGAAATAATACCACTTTTATATTTTGGGATTGGAGTTGGAATAGGAATACTTATATTTACAAAAATAATAAATTATTTTTTACAAAATTATAGGAGTAAAACTTTATTTGTAATACTTGGAATTGTTATAGCTTCTTTAATAGAATTATTGATAAATATTTAA
- the rpsT gene encoding 30S ribosomal protein S20: MANNKSAKKRVELNERNRVRNQAIKTRVKNVAKKVLAAVEGKDKAVALEALSVAYKEFDKAVTKGVLKKNTVSRKKARLAAKVNAL, from the coding sequence ATGGCAAACAACAAATCAGCTAAAAAGAGAGTAGAATTAAACGAAAGAAACAGAGTTAGAAATCAAGCTATCAAGACTAGAGTTAAAAACGTAGCTAAAAAAGTATTAGCAGCAGTTGAAGGTAAAGACAAAGCAGTTGCTTTAGAAGCTTTATCAGTTGCATACAAAGAATTCGACAAAGCAGTTACTAAAGGTGTTTTAAAGAAAAATACTGTATCTAGAAAAAAAGCTAGATTAGCTGCAAAAGTTAACGCTTTATAA
- a CDS encoding helicase C-terminal domain-containing protein — protein MDINLRITPEIQEEIKNNIIEAGGNEVFFRGILDEEKKVSKIFVIARGNKYSVPAILSRMKREEIIIHNHPSGYIYPSDNDIEVATTYANRMNGGFYIINNDVNDIYVVIEPENEELKTIDIIPYFEKKGIIAQNFKEFEYREEQLSMAQHIQEGINDEKKIIVEAGTGTGKTLAYLIPSIEWAITNEKRVIISTNTINLQEQLLKKDIPMLQKIMEKKFKYALVKGRGNYLCNRKYFNIEKKLKDMKEISQEQKNQIKELLVWGRETKTGDKSELNFEPDYSIWELFQSETDLCFSKCPHREECFFFKARDEKKRADVLIANHHIFFSDLAIKKEIGFNNDFSILPEYGMVVFDEAHNIEKVARDYFSYEISRYSFVKAMNKILNVSKLKDENEINEIKLFDENIKNIKITGQIEEIISIAKLDISENGSEIEEIIRKDFINDHIELFQYGVKYFERIIEIFSKGQNGNIAIRIKKDDIAMNNFSKLMEEVKQDFVLSFFRYLKTAKKLKDRLEEVDEATGKINEFIKYIERLENFFENFQFINKFEDESFIYWIEVNEKKNNSKLVATPLKVDNELSETLYENLKQIVFTSATLSVENNFEYFKNSIGLQEETYEKIIKSPFDYDKQMKVYIPKGLPDPNDRDFIDSIQEVLKSFILKNKGRTFVLFTSYKMLNYVYYSMKDDLEENGINLFIQGMFPRTKLVDIFKKSEAPVLFGTDSFWEGVDVKGDQLSSVIIVKLPFKVPSDPVTEAIIETFEQQGKNSFLEYQIPESIIKFKQGIGRLIRSKEDKGIIVILDNRVITKFYGKYFLDSIPTKNISRIDVFDIIKENGGKK, from the coding sequence ATGGATATAAATTTAAGGATAACTCCAGAAATTCAAGAGGAGATAAAAAATAATATTATAGAAGCTGGTGGAAATGAAGTTTTTTTTAGAGGAATTTTAGATGAAGAAAAAAAAGTTTCTAAAATTTTTGTAATTGCTAGAGGAAATAAATATAGTGTACCAGCTATTCTTAGTAGAATGAAAAGAGAAGAGATTATAATTCATAATCATCCTTCAGGATATATTTATCCGTCAGATAATGATATAGAAGTTGCTACAACTTATGCTAATAGAATGAATGGTGGATTCTATATTATTAATAATGATGTTAATGATATTTATGTTGTTATAGAACCAGAAAATGAAGAATTAAAAACAATTGATATAATTCCATATTTTGAAAAAAAAGGAATTATAGCTCAAAATTTTAAAGAATTTGAATATAGAGAAGAACAACTTTCTATGGCACAACATATTCAAGAGGGAATTAATGATGAAAAAAAGATTATAGTAGAAGCTGGGACAGGAACAGGAAAAACTTTGGCTTATTTAATTCCAAGTATAGAATGGGCTATTACAAATGAAAAAAGAGTTATAATAAGTACAAATACAATTAATTTACAAGAACAACTTTTAAAAAAAGATATTCCTATGTTACAAAAAATAATGGAGAAAAAATTTAAGTATGCTCTTGTAAAAGGTAGAGGAAATTACTTATGCAATAGAAAATATTTTAATATAGAAAAAAAATTAAAGGATATGAAAGAAATTTCTCAAGAACAAAAAAATCAAATTAAAGAGCTTTTAGTTTGGGGAAGAGAGACAAAAACAGGGGATAAATCAGAACTTAATTTTGAACCTGATTATAGTATTTGGGAATTATTTCAAAGTGAAACTGACTTATGTTTTTCAAAATGTCCACATAGAGAAGAATGTTTTTTCTTTAAAGCTAGAGATGAAAAAAAGAGAGCTGATGTTTTAATAGCAAATCATCACATATTTTTTTCTGACTTGGCAATAAAAAAAGAAATTGGATTTAATAATGATTTTTCTATATTACCAGAATATGGAATGGTAGTTTTTGATGAAGCACATAATATAGAAAAAGTTGCTAGAGATTATTTTTCTTATGAAATATCAAGATATTCTTTTGTGAAAGCAATGAATAAAATCTTGAATGTAAGTAAATTAAAAGATGAAAATGAAATAAATGAAATAAAGTTATTTGATGAAAATATAAAAAATATAAAAATAACAGGACAGATAGAAGAAATTATTTCAATTGCAAAGCTAGATATATCAGAAAATGGCAGTGAAATTGAAGAAATAATAAGAAAAGATTTTATTAATGACCATATAGAATTATTTCAATATGGAGTAAAATATTTTGAAAGAATAATAGAAATTTTTTCAAAAGGACAAAATGGAAATATTGCAATAAGAATAAAAAAAGATGATATTGCAATGAATAATTTTTCTAAATTAATGGAAGAAGTTAAACAGGATTTTGTTTTAAGTTTTTTTAGATATTTGAAAACAGCAAAAAAACTAAAAGATAGATTAGAAGAAGTAGATGAAGCAACTGGAAAAATAAATGAATTTATAAAATATATTGAAAGATTAGAAAACTTTTTTGAAAATTTCCAATTTATAAATAAATTTGAAGATGAAAGTTTTATATATTGGATAGAAGTAAATGAGAAAAAAAATAATTCAAAACTTGTGGCAACACCTTTAAAAGTTGATAATGAATTATCAGAAACTCTTTATGAAAATTTAAAGCAAATAGTTTTTACATCAGCAACATTATCAGTAGAAAATAATTTTGAATATTTTAAAAATTCTATAGGATTGCAAGAAGAAACTTATGAAAAAATAATAAAATCACCTTTTGATTATGATAAACAAATGAAGGTATATATTCCTAAAGGATTACCAGACCCAAATGATAGAGATTTTATAGATTCTATTCAAGAGGTTCTAAAAAGTTTTATATTAAAAAATAAAGGAAGAACATTTGTACTATTTACTTCTTATAAGATGCTAAATTATGTTTATTATTCAATGAAAGATGATTTAGAAGAAAATGGAATAAATTTATTTATTCAAGGAATGTTTCCAAGAACAAAATTAGTTGATATTTTTAAAAAAAGTGAAGCTCCAGTACTTTTTGGAACAGATTCTTTTTGGGAAGGTGTAGATGTAAAAGGAGACCAATTAAGTTCTGTAATAATTGTAAAATTACCATTTAAAGTACCTAGTGACCCTGTCACAGAAGCTATTATAGAAACTTTTGAACAGCAAGGAAAAAATTCATTTTTAGAATATCAAATTCCAGAATCAATTATAAAATTTAAACAAGGAATAGGAAGACTTATAAGAAGTAAAGAAGATAAAGGAATTATTGTTATTTTAGATAATAGAGTAATAACGAAATTTTATGGAAAATACTTTTTAGATAGTATTCCTACAAAGAATATATCAAGAATAGATGTTTTTGATATTATTAAAGAAAATGGAGGAAAGAAATGA
- a CDS encoding HD family phosphohydrolase has product MKKINFLGFRLRFDLEKESRDEIREYTSVEQMKDRILYLLIFLVLVVASAQFKQVLENKNYVNGTIIKENIYAPKSIRYKDNFKRDEIIKKIIDSSAKKYIYIPEISKNYIEGIREFYDEILLVKKNKNRKFNFENFSQKYKINIPENLVNELEAQSARNIESQKKKLEIILNKIYYQGVKDGETLLSILSDSEDKEKYYGNKLNNLELKILDKFVVPNYIYDEKSTKDDIKEKVSSIKEQYVVIKAGDLVLKKGDILTPEKLKMLNAIGIHSPIENIARTIVNLLYLTAISTIFYNTLISKFKKELLNKNIYRATFLICSLLFLTFRFSDRDYLYLIPFESGFFLLQILVNSVYAFYLGIGLLIFMLPMINYDLVYTTVTLLTILFATKFLQSAKTRVQFINLGIQLSIVKVVIYFSISFLTIGVSQELILDSAKIILSGVFSGVLTLALVPYLERTFNILSSFKLLELGDLSNPLLKNLSVKTPGTFYHSMMVAAVSEAAAEAIGADPIFTRVASYYHDIGKMKRPKFYVENQEGGENPHDKISPFLSALVILAHPKDGFELAKKYQIPKEIRDIMLEHHGTTFLAYFYNKAKSLDENVREDDFRYAGPKPKTKESAIIMLADSIEAAVRSIENKTYNNIEEMIRKIVFNKIDDGQLVDADLTFKEIDTIIKVFTKTIMGIHHVRIKYPDQEKEREIEEKLEEKS; this is encoded by the coding sequence ATGAAAAAAATAAATTTTTTAGGATTTCGTCTTCGATTTGATTTAGAAAAAGAAAGTAGAGATGAAATTCGGGAGTACACTAGTGTAGAACAGATGAAAGATAGAATATTATATCTTTTGATATTTTTAGTATTAGTTGTGGCTAGTGCACAATTTAAACAAGTTTTAGAAAATAAAAATTATGTAAATGGAACAATTATTAAAGAAAATATATATGCTCCAAAAAGTATAAGATATAAAGATAATTTTAAGAGAGATGAAATCATAAAAAAAATTATAGATAGTTCAGCAAAAAAATATATTTATATTCCTGAGATAAGTAAAAATTATATTGAAGGAATAAGAGAATTTTATGATGAAATATTACTAGTTAAGAAAAATAAAAATAGAAAATTTAATTTTGAAAATTTTAGTCAAAAATATAAAATAAATATACCAGAAAATCTAGTTAATGAATTAGAAGCTCAATCTGCAAGAAATATAGAGTCACAGAAAAAAAAATTAGAAATTATTTTAAATAAAATATATTATCAAGGAGTAAAGGATGGAGAAACTTTACTTTCTATTTTATCAGATTCAGAAGATAAAGAAAAATATTATGGAAATAAATTGAATAATTTAGAGTTAAAAATATTAGATAAATTTGTTGTACCTAATTATATTTATGATGAAAAAAGTACAAAAGATGATATCAAAGAAAAAGTATCAAGTATTAAAGAGCAATATGTAGTTATTAAAGCAGGAGATTTAGTATTAAAAAAAGGAGATATACTAACACCAGAAAAACTAAAAATGTTAAATGCTATTGGGATACATTCTCCTATTGAAAATATAGCAAGAACTATTGTTAATTTACTATATTTAACAGCAATTTCTACAATATTTTATAATACTTTAATAAGTAAATTTAAAAAAGAACTTCTTAATAAAAATATATATAGAGCTACATTTTTAATTTGTTCTCTTTTATTTTTAACATTTAGATTTAGTGATAGAGACTATTTATATTTAATTCCTTTTGAATCTGGATTCTTTCTTTTACAAATTCTTGTAAATTCTGTATATGCTTTTTATTTAGGAATTGGATTATTAATTTTTATGTTACCAATGATAAACTATGATTTAGTTTATACAACAGTTACATTATTAACTATATTATTTGCAACAAAATTTTTACAAAGTGCAAAAACAAGAGTACAGTTTATAAATTTAGGAATACAATTATCAATAGTAAAAGTAGTAATATATTTTTCAATCTCATTCTTAACTATAGGGGTATCTCAAGAACTTATATTAGATTCTGCTAAAATTATTTTATCTGGAGTATTTTCTGGAGTATTAACTTTAGCTTTAGTACCTTATTTAGAAAGAACCTTTAATATATTATCATCTTTTAAGTTGTTAGAGTTAGGAGATTTATCAAACCCACTTTTGAAAAATTTATCAGTAAAAACTCCAGGAACTTTTTATCATTCAATGATGGTTGCTGCTGTATCAGAGGCTGCAGCAGAAGCTATAGGAGCTGACCCAATATTTACAAGGGTGGCAAGTTATTATCATGATATAGGAAAAATGAAAAGACCTAAGTTTTATGTAGAAAATCAAGAGGGTGGAGAAAATCCTCATGATAAAATTTCTCCATTTTTAAGTGCTCTAGTTATTCTTGCTCATCCAAAAGATGGATTTGAATTGGCTAAGAAATATCAAATTCCTAAGGAAATAAGAGACATAATGTTGGAGCATCATGGAACAACTTTTTTAGCATATTTTTATAATAAAGCAAAAAGTTTGGATGAAAATGTAAGGGAAGATGATTTTAGATATGCTGGCCCTAAACCAAAAACAAAAGAATCAGCTATAATTATGTTAGCTGACTCAATAGAAGCAGCAGTAAGAAGTATTGAAAATAAAACTTATAATAATATAGAAGAAATGATAAGGAAAATAGTTTTTAATAAAATAGATGATGGCCAATTAGTTGATGCTGATTTAACGTTTAAAGAAATAGACACTATAATAAAAGTTTTTACAAAAACAATTATGGGAATACATCATGTAAGAATAAAATATCCTGATCAAGAAAAAGAAAGAGAAATTGAAGAAAAATTGGAGGAAAAATCATGA
- the ybeY gene encoding rRNA maturation RNase YbeY, whose product MKINLDLGMDIEGFENEIVYEDVEKYVIDVLNKEYESDKEVYVSILLTGNEEIQRVNRDFRGKDMPTDVISFAYHDNEEADNGLYDSLGDIIISLERVEEQRKDYGHSFKREFYYVLTHGLLHLMGYDHIEEEDKKIMRAKEEEILEGYGYTREIK is encoded by the coding sequence ATGAAAATAAATTTAGATTTAGGAATGGATATTGAAGGGTTTGAAAATGAAATTGTATATGAAGATGTGGAAAAATATGTAATAGATGTATTAAATAAAGAATATGAAAGTGATAAAGAGGTTTATGTGTCAATATTATTAACAGGAAATGAAGAAATTCAAAGAGTTAATAGAGATTTTAGAGGAAAGGATATGCCAACAGATGTAATATCTTTTGCTTATCATGATAATGAAGAAGCTGATAATGGACTATATGATAGTTTAGGAGATATAATAATTTCTTTAGAAAGAGTAGAAGAACAAAGAAAAGATTATGGACATTCTTTTAAAAGAGAATTTTATTATGTATTAACTCATGGACTTTTACATTTAATGGGATATGACCATATAGAAGAGGAAGATAAAAAAATAATGAGAGCAAAAGAGGAAGAGATATTGGAAGGATATGGATATACTAGAGAGATAAAGTAG